Within Channa argus isolate prfri chromosome 4, Channa argus male v1.0, whole genome shotgun sequence, the genomic segment ACTGTGTGATAAACCTATTATAAACCAATCGGTACACACTTATGCTGTGCTGCCAGACatgctaaatataaaaatgtgatggAATGTTGCTGGCAGAGAAAACATGGAATCATGGGCATGACTATTCCACTCAGCATGCACAATATATTTTCAATTCAGAGGTGTAACAAccttaaatgttttatgtagCCTCCCAACTTTCAATCTCATGCTGCAGTTTTCCATCagatacatttccatcctcatgGGTCTTAATTCCAGAGTACCATAGGGTGGTGGTTGTGATCTGAATCAGCCACATTAGCACCATCAGTTAATGTTGGGACTGGTTAGTGTATAAGACACATACATATGACCTGCCCTATCCACATGATGGGAGTGACCTGTGTGTTCACTTTGCTCGACTGTTAACACTAGTCGAGCTGCGGCTGCTTTCGCTTTCGCTTTTCACTCATCAAGTATGTGTTGTTTATGGAATATTTGATAAGAGCAAAACTTGTCCTGATTGTTGGCTCAGAGATTAATTGCTGATCTCATTTGTCTGACAGTCACCTCACTCACTCAGCATTCTGGCAGTCTTGTTATGAAACTCATTAGACACATCCTGCTGCAGTGTTTATCTACAGGAGTCTCAGAATGAAGCCCACAAAcacttcttgtgtgtgtgttttcctttgatAATTACATGCAGTCAGGAAACTGATTTAACCTTTAATTCCATCTCATTAAGCATTCAGAGAAATCATCACAAGGTGTAACCAGTTACAACAGCAACTACAGTATATTCGAGTATCACAAAACCCTATGTCCTAGTCTTCCACATTATTGTCCAAACTGGTGTGATTGCCCCTAACTCCACAGGAGATCTTATGCATGTGCAGCTGTGATATAAGGAAATGTCGATTTGGAGCACGTGGGAAATGTTTGTTGAAAATATGCCGGGCACATGTGTATGTCCAAACCGTAAGCAAAGCagtgcattttttccatttttacacTCTTACTTACCAGACATGTTATAGCGTTATCTAATCAAGGATATGCCcgataataaattataaattgtaCTAGCATTGCTAATACAGTTAGAAGGGGAATAGAAAGGagcaaaatatatttcaattaGGGCTATCAAAATAAGGCAGCATTTTCGATTAATTAATAGAAGAAATTGTGTTAAAAGAAAGCGATGGTAAGcttaagcattttaaaatgactttttttctgcacattgTGTCATATTTTTGATTGTTACAGCCATTATTACATATGAAAGTGCTAGTGTAAATTTGTTGAGGTATAATTGTTTGTGTATCTCAACAGGTTGCCCTGGAAACCAGCAAGAAGATGCTGAAAGTCAAAAACCCAGTGATGGAGCCTACTGATGGAGAAGTTGACATTGATTTGTACACAGATGAGCAAGTAATAGGTAGTCAGAGGCAGGCAGTTGTTGTAGACAACGAGAGTCCCCGCTCTTCAAGTTGGGTGCCTGAAAATGTCGCATCTCCCCAAGCTCTCAGAACACAAAGCAATGGAATGACTTCCTTGCCTTCCTTGTCCACCTCTGCCACAGAGAACATCTGCATCTCTACCCTCAATTGCCAGTTAACCAAGACGTCACCTGTAGAGTTAGACAGAAGCTGCTCAGCCAGCAAAAGGCAGGGCAGACGTGGCTGTGAGGAGTTGACGTTTGAAGTGGACTTCCAGTCACAGCCACAATTTAGAGCGAAGGAGGTTTACAAGAGGAAGACTGAAGGTAACATCTGCAGTTGCCTCCAATTTCCTTATCCTCATCTTTATATTAAACACTGTGTTAAATGCAAAACCTTGCACCAAATCAGCTGTCCCATGCTTGAGCATTGCTTTAGTGAAGGCCACACTGTGGTAAACCCTGACAGTACAATTAAAGAATTGAATGAATCTGGTGAATCAGTGTCACCACAGAGTGAAGGCCTCGAAGTGAGCGACATGAGTCCATCACAGACTCTCATTGGCAGCGGTGCAGCCATGTCCTCGTTAGTTCTGTGCGATAGGCCAAAATCAATAATCGGATCTCTTCAACCAATCACCTACCATGACTGCTGCAACCTGGCCCAGTTGGACCCTCAGGTCCTGTGTATTAGCTGTGGAGTCTTCCACTCTCACtcctgcagagagacagactaCTGCAGTGTTCACCACACAGTCAAAATGCTGGGAGTATGTATATGTGGGAAGCTGTGCTCTAGGATGCCTCTCGTTCTGTGCCGATATTGTGGAAAAGAGTATTGTAATGACTGTTGGTACAGGAATCCTGTTGTGTGCCTATGTGGCCAAACATTTGACCAGTCGTCCTCTGTGTGATCTGTTTGAAATGCTTTGCATGTGAGGCATCATGAGATACACCTAGCAAAATCACAAAGCCTTAAATCTTAGTGCTGATAagagaatttttctttttttgtatcaGAAATCTAAATGTGGCCTTGACATGGTGCTGAAATGCAGGATTAAGTGTGCTACAATGTTTCTACTTGGGAAGTCTTTAAGACCCCCATCACACTGTCCTCTACATTCTACAGGCGGccatatttacttttttcaaatattgtgtCTTGTGATTACAGTTAATGCTTTTCATAGAGATGGGTGGATGATAGCATCTGAAGCTTCAAACTTCACTAGTGCtttatgaaatgaatgaataatgaaataaatatcatactaaaattacattttgactagtAAATTGTTTAATGAATATCAACCAAAAGGTTAACTTGCACAAATCCACTGGACCTTCATTATACTTTGAAAAAGTATAAAGCACATTATGGTTAGTAGCACGACAATATTTTGTTATCTTTGCTCCACTCATCATTAGCTTTTGAGTCATCTAAATATAACTTGGGAACgtgttttcatctgtttgttGCCTACACACTAACTGGAATAAAAACAGGCCAATATAGCACTTGTGCATGTCATAGATGTGTTTTACAATACATGAGCTTTGGTGACAGTGGAGTTGCAGTAATGTACCAGAATAACTTTAAGAAAGCACCTTATATCATTTATCAtacttaatattttgttaagtCATACCTGACCAAATTAAACCATATTTAAACCAGtgactgtcttttttttaaattccctgTTAAAACATAAAGCCCTGAGACTACAAAGTCGTGTAATTATTATGGACGAGATCATTTTCTCAATGAATCTATTTGTCATGTGGTTGATACAGTTGTGTTGATTAGTTTTCTGTTATTGATGCTACATTTGAAGAatcactatattaaaatgtaatgaggttgtgaagttttttttagcAGGATATTTCCAAAATTCTAAATTaatctttgcttgtttttaggCTGACAACTGATTACACAGTGTTTTCTATTAAATATCTAGACTGGTTCAAGCTATAGTGTCATTTATACCTCCTtagtttcaaaaatatttttccacttCTGATAATGGATTGAACAATTTATAATGTGTTTAGCATTTTCTCAGCAAAGCGTCTTTCCCAGTGAGTCAGCCTGTTTGCAAACTTCAAAAACCATTATTACCATGGACCCATGCTGCTTTACAGACCTGAGCTAAAGCCTGAGACTGAGTTCTGACCTTGGTAGCAAGAGTTGTTCAGCTAATGTTAAAGTTAGGAGCGAGTGAGGAGACTTCATGCTTAAATCAAGTTAAAcaaatattatacaatatacaaaacaaaagtaattgCAAATGGGTAGTCTTTGCTCACTGTGTAGGTAGAAGAAATTTACTCATTTTATCATGACGACATCAGTCCTTTATACATCACAGTCATGAGGTTCAGAGACTCTGTTCTCTCAGCTTATAATTGCttagaaacatttcttctgcaGCTTGTAGTAATTAATACAACACTTGCAGAGCAGTGATGAGTGGAGGGTTTTCAATTGAAGCAGTTCCCAGTGATCTTGATACTGAGCTCTAACCTCTTAAAGAAGCAGAAACCAAAAACCTTTTTAACAGCTCCTTGTGCAAAGGCCTGTGGTCTGTCCTAAGGATTTGTCTGCTTTCTATTCATTGTGTGTCTGCCAGTTAATGTTGATAAAGGTCTTGCTGTCCATTCTGTCAATGTAGAGGACCCCATCCAGGTGGTCCATCTCGTGCTGGAGGATACGAGCTGGCCAGCCACTGGCCTGCCACGTTACTGCTTCACCCTTTTCATTTAGACCTGCAAGAAATGATCCGAGATGCAGAGATCAGAAAAATACATTGACATCTACAACTGTGGACAAAATTGTTGGTACCCTTCCATGAAGAAAGAACCTACAGTTttctctaaaataattaaaataaaaaacagaaataaaaaacagacttttctcGTGATTTTTGACTCAACcagatattttaaattatacaaaGGTAAAACAGCAGACTCTTTAAACCGGAGAAAAGTAGGTTAAATTACTGATTAGATGATTGAAGACGTGTCTGATCCTAATTGCAGGAATCGCTTAGAGACAATGTAGCGttcttttttgttataaaaGGTACCAACAATTTCATCTAcaactttaattttttcttAATGTGTCCAATAAGATTTGGGTAGTATAAGCATCTTGATTAACATTcttcaaataattaaatttccaacagttttattgtttctgcTGAGTCACAAAACCAGATTTCAATCAGTGTTACGCTTCAAGACTCTACCTGTTGAGATATGCGAGAGATTTTAAAAAGGAGACACTGTATTATGCTATAAACATGCATACCAGATATTTCTACAGACAGGTAGCGAGGAACTGTGGCAGAGAACCCAGAGATGCTCTCACAGGCCTCCTGGAAGAGTGCAGTGCGTCCATCAAGCACCCTTAGCTGGGGGTTCACGAAGATCCTCAGGGGCTGAACGGAGAGACCACGGACCTCCCTAGATGTGGATGAACTTTCTTCCAACATCTTCTGGGGATATTCCAGGGCTAGAATGCGGAGTGGCACCCCTATTTGAGGAGCACTCAACCCCACACACTCAAGTTTTCGCATTACTTTTACCATGGTATTAATGACCTCTTGGATCTCAGGGCCTGGTATAGAAGCAGGGTCAACAGCAGCTGCATGGGAACGCAGCACTGGGTCGCCTACCTGGCACACATGACTGTATGGTGGACTGGGTGGGGGTATAATCTTGCGTTTTATGTAGTGGAAATAGGAGCGCACCTTAACACCACTGGAATACAAGCGTCTGCTATGTACAGCTATGAAATGTGAAAGACAAGAGGAAGTCATTGTTAAACTCAAGGCTTTGGGACTGCAGTCAGGGGCTTGGGATGTGCAAAGTCTGAGTCCCATCCTAGAGAGTTGGAGCAGAGATAAACATGACTTTCTGTTCATGGTGGAGCTGCAGCTGGGGGGATGTTTCACACATCAAGGTAATTTTTCACAGTCCTGTGGGGATATTGTACAAAAGACAGTGGTTCAGGTAAATGGTAAAGTTAAGGTTAGGATCAAGTTAAGTTAGGCACCATAGGCCATAACAGGTTAGCGTTTAGATACAAGGGTCAAGTTAACAGGAAATTTACTTCACTTTCCCCAGAAAGACTCTAACGTTAGCTACTTCAAATCCTCGAGGTCACCACAAGCTACAAACCTAAGTCGTTAAAATGTAAAGGAAGCTAATCAAATTCAAAAGAAGCTACGATTGTTAttactgaaatgtatttaaagataCTAAATACGATCTCCGTTACCTGAAGATGTACTATAAAGCTAATAGTAACATTAATAGTATTCGTATTCTTATTttgctgcttctgcttcttcttcttcttcttcttcttcttcttcttcttcttcttcttttcttcttttattagcGGGTGTCATCCAGCGTACTTTGTGCATTAGCGCCACCTGGAGTTGGAGTTCTagttcttgttctttttcttgttcttgttctttttctttttctttttctttttctttttctttttctttttctttttctttttctttttctttttctttttctttttctttttctttttcttcttctcttcttctacttcttctttttctttattcgttcaaaatagttttttaaaaaacatgtaatatttttaaaaccaccagggggtactaatgttgtggttgtttaGTGTAAATGAATGAGATCAACATTAAAAGTTTAATGGTTTTTTCCTACAATTGCACAATTTGACTTCGATAACAAACAcgtagtagaattatcacctttctgacagtttcaacctaaaaagtgagaaataataatcctgtaaaagtagaattcatggcagagccactgtattggattgtattggactgcacaggtggtcataatgctATGCCTGATCTGTGCATATCGtcatatatatctatatttacTGATATACTAAGTTTACTTGCTAAATttcatatacatacattttaattcattagCAACAAGCCTCAGTCTTCTCAGAGGAGCTCCAACAGTACATTTAATCAATTTacttttcagaaaataaaaaggctcTAAATATTATCAAATTTTTGACtatattgaaaatgtttgtttaaattatctCTCCCACTCCTTTCAGCACTGTTCTGTTGTCCTGTTGTTGATGTATCATTTGTATGTCAACTATAAATCAGAATATCTCTGACAACTTTAATGATGATAAAgttgttcttttaaaaaggtaatttaTGTCCAGGAAGCAATAACAATAATCCAGTTTAAAACCTTGAATAAAAGTTTCTAAAAGCTCTTATTTTGACGATGACTGGTAGACTTGACACGGAAGtaattttctaacattttcaAAACGACCTGAGCTGCTAATGTAAATCGGGACACTGAGTAACGTGCCCGTACATGTTTGGGTGGATGGTTGTTTCCCATTCATAACGGGGACTTTAAAGCTCCAGTGGGCTGATGAAGCCCAGAGTtggtgttttcttctttccGGACAGCTGAGCGTCGCATCACCACCGAACACCCGATGGAGGCAAGAGACCTGCAGGCTGTAAACAAACGTTTGCAGAGTTTTCCAAAGTTACCGCTTTGGATCATAGAGCATGTCTGGGCTCATAAGATGATGGATATACAAGAAGGTTGgtgatattattttaataacataATTAGCAAAGGGTAATAACGCTTGTTATGCGATGTTATCACGTTCTACTGCAGCGTTACTGCtacattatttgtgtgtttcacagtgACAATACGAACACTGTTACATACAGTGCTCAATTAGTTCAAGCCACTACTTGCCTAAAATAGCACTCTACTACACTATTAAATTCTGTAATCAGGTTAAAGTAAGTACATGCtccaaaatgcatttaaattactaaaaatagtggtactccactaagaaagtAAATTCCCTCTGCATCAAACTAAAAGTGTTTAACACCAGTGAACTTGATGCTGTGGATAACATGAATGTCCAAATCAAGTCcactaaaagtaacaaaaaatattaatattcaatTACAGTAGAACTTTGCTGTGGCAGTTATGAACCAGACACAGACTATATCACATATGATTTGGAAACATACTCTTAGCAGTGTTGATGCTTTTATTGCTTAAGAAAGACTCACGAAACAGAGTAAGTGTCCCTttataatatttactttatacTATACTTTATACAGTACAATTTTGTTCTAgattgtgacacacacacacaaacatacactcacaGCTTCTTAAACAATTACTCAAGCATTTCCTACTTATCAAGGCAAACTTAAGATGTAGTCTCCATCCTTTCTCCTTTCCCTGCCTATGCTTGTATGTATTTAAACTGTTTAATGGTTCACTCTTTCCACACACCTTTGTCAGCTTTAAACTTTTATGTCACGCCAGTGATGTAACAGTTTTCTACTATATCTTAGGGGGGTTATATGAGAAAAGATCCTGGCACAATACAAACATCCTGGCTCTCAGTTGGTGTCCCACAGAAGAGGACAGCACatgatgtttaatgttgctCACGCACAGTCGactaaaagaataaaattactTAATTACTTTCCAACACTCCAAAACCTGGAAGATGACTCTTGTGAAAACAATAGTTGTAACGTAGTTAAAATCCGTATGTGACATGCTCCATGTTTTTTCCTCGCAGTTCTGGACCCTTCTTATTGGCCAGACGTGGACTCCCAGCCTCTGAGCCTTGAAGATTCATGGAGGCTGCGTGTTACCTCTGCCCAgatatattctattgtgaagaACAGGGACATGGAAAACTTTGAAAAAGTGATGCGATTTTTGGAAACCACCTACAGACTTCTACCCAGACTGGTGGCTCCTGTCAAACACATGAAGATTATGTTCGGCCTCAAGACCATGGTATGACATGACATTGGTGGAACTTACTGTTTcctttattgaaatattttaaagttcTCCTGTTATTACTGACCTCTTTCTCTTGGTTCTTGGCTCCTTCTAGGTCATTATGTGGATGCTGCGTGAGGGCAGAGGAATGGTTGATactgtgtttaaaatcatccaCTTCTTTCCAAGTAAACTGCCTCAATACCAAGATCATTGTGTAAGTGGCCAACATTAGAATGACCTGATTGTACCTAATTGTGTTGTCAACAGTCactgtacagtacaatattTCCTTGTCCAGTGGCCGGCCAGTTGTGCAATGGAATTACAGAAACTCCAATATTCCTCCAATATTTAAGAGTCTAGATttgtaataaagaaatatgtcacTCAGGGGAACGATTTGTGTTTCTaagtttttaatagtttttagacAACAATGGTGGTCTGCTGCACGGAGGAAAAAACTAATCCAGGCTTTAGACTGACAGATATAAAACTGTCAAATTCGATGTTGTGTTAGTGGCTGTATGGTGATTGTACACAATACTGTTAATGTAGAAAATGGTCAAAGCTGTAATTTAAGTTTTTAGAAAAGGCTAAAAGATGATCGTACTAAGCCAATTGAATACTAGATTCAAATGGGATAAATAATTGTCGCCCTATGAagaacatttgtctttgtcagtgttgaaggtttctctgtctctctctgtgcatcTTTCTGCTGGTTTTGTCTGACTTTTTACACTCACTTTATTTCTATTGAGTGCTTACAAACAAGAAGAGTTTGTTAAAGGAATTCTCCTGTGCTAAAGTTTGTGGTAAACCAACTTGCGGCAAATACCTTTTTATACAACCATCTTGAAACATTTAGACTTCAAAACCTTTTATTATTTCGTTAGATGCACTCATGCACTCAGACTACATGAAAggaatgtttaaataataaactgttcaatttaaatgtaatacataAACTATAATGATGATTATATTGTGACACGCAAATAAGAAATCAGTTAAATGTAGATTTCCACCACCATTTataactttgtatttttgtctttaggGGGCATCTGTGtccatgtaaataaatgtagtcaTAGAATTTCTTCTCTCAGTGgctatttagttttttattttgttctattatgttttttatttatttttttgtcctttcggcttatatCGTGAGTTCacggttgccacagcggatcattgtccgcatgttgatttggcacagtttttacgctgcaTGGCCTTCcttacgcaaccctccccaatttctaccaggcttggaaaggcactgcacagcttgggaggggaatgggcttttaggggttcagtgtcttgcccagagacacttctacGTATAGCCGGGCcaagggatcgaaccactgaccctgtggtctgtggatgactgcctttaccaactgagcttcagtATTGGTCAGATGCAGATAAACACTGCACTGCACTCTCACAATTAATATGGAGATTGGCCCATGTCTGTTAAAATATaagttaaaatgaatttgacGTTCGCACTGTAAAGGTTCCTGCAACCAAGACATTATAACCTGATATCAAGAACACCACCAtggatttaaatgtaattattttttagcAATAATTTCAACCTGGATATATCATTATGGTGATTTATGTGGCAATGATTGCTACTTCGACTCAATCAGAATCTGATGTATTGGAATGTATTGGATGTATTGTTAAGGAAGTGCTACATTTCActaattactttttactttcttaatttcttttataGTCTGCAGTATTATTGCAGCATTTTTAACTCTAGCAGCGCTTTCTCCAAATATTGCTTATATTAAAATCtcatttttatcctttttataTATAGTATTACCTATGGTAAAATCTTAGCAAAATGAATAGATTCATTAGTGATCCTCTGTTTTATATCTTTTTGTCTTGCACAGAGCCAACATGAAATGTTTATCATGAGGAAGAATCATCTGGACTTT encodes:
- the spata2l gene encoding spermatogenesis associated 2-like — translated: MNISRQTPRDLVAAYDYSLEQQIVRRGSNLACTDEELFKQVEELLRDGDAQEIHCLGLDPLRVMEDSLTEAAAVAVPRSRRVKARGELQGLAKAFEVLEQAALNLYLGPWREEYKVVKMYSGMFTHYIKSVLSMPQIEKLFGLLGYQPCVSRQEQLQLQSSRVNPVSPDNLLRLSCGFFMARCECRLLLMALGSHAGEAEWELSVVRERQKGHSVQVALETSKKMLKVKNPVMEPTDGEVDIDLYTDEQVIGSQRQAVVVDNESPRSSSWVPENVASPQALRTQSNGMTSLPSLSTSATENICISTLNCQLTKTSPVELDRSCSASKRQGRRGCEELTFEVDFQSQPQFRAKEVYKRKTEGNICSCLQFPYPHLYIKHCVKCKTLHQISCPMLEHCFSEGHTVVNPDSTIKELNESGESVSPQSEGLEVSDMSPSQTLIGSGAAMSSLVLCDRPKSIIGSLQPITYHDCCNLAQLDPQVLCISCGVFHSHSCRETDYCSVHHTVKMLGVCICGKLCSRMPLVLCRYCGKEYCNDCWYRNPVVCLCGQTFDQSSSV
- the pdf gene encoding peptide deformylase, mitochondrial is translated as MNRKSCLSLLQLSRMGLRLCTSQAPDCSPKALSLTMTSSCLSHFIAVHSRRLYSSGVKVRSYFHYIKRKIIPPPSPPYSHVCQVGDPVLRSHAAAVDPASIPGPEIQEVINTMVKVMRKLECVGLSAPQIGVPLRILALEYPQKMLEESSSTSREVRGLSVQPLRIFVNPQLRVLDGRTALFQEACESISGFSATVPRYLSVEISGLNEKGEAVTWQASGWPARILQHEMDHLDGVLYIDRMDSKTFININWQTHNE